The sequence CAAGGCCCTCCAGGGAGATGGGGGAGCGCCATCTTCCATTCAAAATGTGCTGGATGGAACACTAGATCTAACCTCCGACCTTAGGAGCTTTGCTTTCTCTCATGTGAAAAGACAGAGAAATTTCCCTGCTCACTTGTTAGCGCAGTATGCTAAAGAGCTTAAGAGCTATGTAGTTTGGCTAAAGGAATGTCCTAGCTTTTTAGAGCACGTGTGTGCTCATGACATATATGTAGTTTCTCACTCTTGTTTTTAATGGTATTACTCAGcatttcctatcaaaaaaaaaaaaaatttggaatattTACGATAATGCTACTACTCATACtcagagcatccacagcagtggagctaaatttttagcaatttagctccaccaaaagttactttatctattttacctacacacatgctgtagcagtggatctattttagctttcaacacaataaaataatatattcatcacaataaaataatatttctactacaataaaataataatatttctattacaataaaataatatatcaccaccaccaccaccaccaccaccacacagcacaaacatcctccaccaccaccaccaccactagtccacagcagagaaaaaaaaaaaaaaaaacccaaatccttaatccagaccaaacaaaatcaccaaccGAAGACAAACCCAGCACAAATCGGAGACAAGCCCACGCGTCGATTCTGCCCACACTACACTCCTCGCAACTTCGTCCTCTCAATCCAGCGCCCCAGATCCATCATCATCCTCGTCAAGGCCGGCTCCCTGGTCAATCAAACCATCGCCGCCCTCTCCTCTTTCATAGAGCCAGGCGACTCCATCATCGACGGCAGCAACGAATGGTACCTAAACACTGAGCGTTGTATCGAACAGGCCTCGTCGTAAGGCTTGCTGTATCTCGGCATAGGCGTATCAGGCGGCAAAGAAGGTGCCCGATACGATCCTTCGTTGATGCCCAAAGGTTCTTATCAAGCGTATTCGAATGTCCAGAATATTCTTTAGAGAGTCGCGGCTCAGGTCGACGACGGTAGTTACGTGACCTACATCGGCGAAGGCGGTTCCGGCAACTTCGTCAAAATGGTACACAATGGAATTGAATACGACAACATGTAATTGATTTCCAAAGCCTACGATGTGTTGAAGAATATCGGCGGCTGTCGAATTCGGAGCTCGCCGATATTTTCACCGAGTGGAATCGCGGCGAGTTGGAGAGCTTCTTGGTGGAGATTACGGCGGATATTTTTAGGGTTAAGGATGAGTTTGGCGAGGGCGAATTGGTGGATAAGGTTTTGGATAAGACTGGGATGAAAGGGACTAGGAAATGGACTGTTCAGCAGGTGGCGGAGCTTTCGATAGacgagagagagatgagagcttgagagaaCTGAGAGTCGGTGAGAtagaataaaagaatgaaaaaaaaaataaagtgagttatattattttaataggagttgaaataaaaaaattaatttttttttagatgtatgctacagtgcacatctatctatagatgtgcactgtagcaaataaGCTAACATTTATAGATTTGCCTTCACTGCTGCAAGCCTCTTTTGGTATATTGATAGagctaaaataacattataacttTTTAACTCCACTGCCCAAATGCTCTCATATATGGCTTTGACGAAAACGAAATGGTGTACACTGTACACTGACTGGATTGCTGAGCGTGTAGTATCTTTTTTGTGCCAATCCACAGACCCTTTTAAATTTGAGTAATGCAAAAAGTCAACAACTTTCATAATACTTGGCTTAACaggtttttatttggttttaatttatattcaatttttagAGAGTAAAACTGGAAACAAAATTAATCCTAAAAGTATTAAtctatattaataaaaataatgcaaccataatacaaaatataatctaatatagcaataatttattttcataccTAGATTAATGTACTactaaaaatataacaatatatctTAAAAGTTGTATATTACTTCACCGACTTGattgtttgaaaaaattatgtagaataaattttttttttttttttttttgaaaactgttaaaaaattatataaaatattgaagAGAAAGAGATTAATGGAGGGATTGAGGGCGGTAGGAATTTTACTTTAAGTTTAACCGGCTATTTTGTTAAATCGAAAATTTTGTATTGGTATATCCGAACAAATAGTTTGGTCTTTGGTGTGCTCTTCATTAGCTTGGTGTTGCCTCAAATCTCAGATAAACTGCCCTCCCAATGCGAGGGTTTCACTTTATCTCTTATAGATAATTCATAATTAGATATAGTGATTCCATGAGAATACAGCCAACAGCACTTTGCGCTTAGCAGCAGCTCACCACATCACACTTGGGAGTCatatatgtatttgaaaatttatatagtCACAAAATGATCTTTACCATTAAGTGATAGATTGAAAATACTAATATGActaattactaaaataaaatattattcccATGCCACCAGCATTGCTACATCagcataaacataaaaatataaatataaatataaataaactgcttataaaaagtaaataaataacctgaaacatattctctctctctctctctctctcctttcaatCTATTCAGCCTCTCTATGTTATGTGAAGAAAACTAAATAGAAAGGTTTCTGTATTGCATAAAATGGCTAGCTAATTACATCATTGAGTCCAGCTCTATTTATATAGTcacaaaggagagagaaagcGTAGCTGAAAAGGGAAGATTCTGTTATAACAGAATTAACAAATTAACCATCTATTACATATGTGAGAAAGCAAGGATTAAAAGCTTCGACAGGCGCTGGTAGTCTTGTAACAAGGTCATGGCACCGTGGAGTATGTCAGCTGGTTGGGACTGCTTTTGCTCGAAGTAAAACCGGTTTCTGGCGTTCCAAATGGACCAACTGACCATCGCCCATACTTCTAATTCCTTCACCGTGAGCTGCCCTTTCATCTGTCTGGCGAGAGAGTAAAAATCCGGTGCTGCAACTGTACATTTCTGCAATTTTCCTTTGACCAGAGCCCACACATTGACGGCCAATGGGCACTCCCATAAGACATGACAAACCGTTTCTTCTTCGTGTCTGCAAATGTCACAGTGAGGCTCAATAGGTATTCTCCTTCTTGCAAGGTTAGCCCATGTGGGGAGAATCTCAGAGCATGCTCTCCAAAGAAAGGTTCGCACCTTCGGTGGAACATCCATTTTCCACATTTTGTGCCAAAACCTCTTATCATCCTGCGCTTTGGAGTGCTCACCCCCACCATCGTGATTCAAACGAAGGGCAACAAGGTAGGCAGACCGGACTGTAAAGCGTTGGGCTTTGTTTTTTGCCCAGCATAATATGTTCGGTGTTTGGGGATCGCCAAGTCTGATGCTAAGGATATCTTCCTGTGTGGACTGCATGAAAGTGTTTTGTATCAAGGGCCTGTTCCACTTATTGGTTTGCTGGTCAATAAGGTCTCCCACCTTCAAGAGCGTGTCAACACCTGGTTTGAAGAGTGGTGGGCGAGGTAGCCACTTGTGATTACGGATGTTGATGCTCTGCCCATCACCAATCTGCCACCTTGAGCCCTCAAGGATAATATCCCTTGCAGCCATCAAACTACGCCACACAAAGGAAGGATTTTTGCCAATCTCTGCCTCTAGAAATGAGCACTTTGGGAAATATCTGGCTTTATATACCTTATAAAAAAGGGATTGTGTACTTGTGATCAAACGCCACGCTTGCTTGGCTAGCATAGCTAGATTGAAAGCGTGAATATTCCGAAAGCCCATTCCACCCTTGTTTTTTGAGGTGCACAGCCTATTCCAGTTTATCCAATGGATCTTCTTCTCATTACGAGTTTGTCCCCACTAATACTTAGCCAACACTGAATTTATGTCATTACACACCTTCTTAGAGAATTTAAAAATACTCATAGAATAAGTGGGTATTGCTTGTGCTACCGTCTTAATCAAAATCTCCCTTCCCGCCTTTGATATAGTTTTTTCCTTCCATCCCATCACCTTTTTTGTTATCCTTTCCTATAAGCCCTTAAACGTGTTCACCTTGGATTTTCCCCCCACCATAGGAAGACCAAGGTATTTTTCACGGTTTGTCATGACTTGAGCACCCAACATAGTCCGGATTTCCTCCTTGATTCTAGGAGTAGTGTTCTTGCTGAAGAAGAttgtggttttttgtttgttgattgCTTGACCTGAGGCTTCCTCATATTGTGTAAGGATGTCAAGAAGTTGTTGGCATTCAGTAATCTTAGCCTCACAAAATAAcagactatcatctgcaaagagGAGGTGAGAGATACGAACACCACCCCGGCAACATTGGATCCCCTTCAATCTATTTATAGTCACAGCCTTTCTGATCAAAGAAGATAAACTCTCAGCACAAAATAAGAAGAGGTAAGGAGACAAAGGGTCACCTTGCTTTATTCCACGGGTAGGGGTTATGAGGCCTTTTGGCTCCCCATTGATAAGTACTGAATAGGAGGCTGTACACACTGTTTCCATAGCCAAATTCACCCATTGTTCCGGTAGGCCCATCTTGAGCATGATCCTTCTAAGGAAACTTCACTCCACTCTATCATAAGCCTTGCTTATATCGAGTTTGATTGCCATGTGCCTAGTTCTTCCTTTTCTCCTATTGTGCATTCTATGCAACATTTCAAACGCCACCGTGGTATTATCTATGATTAGTCTATCAGGAATAAAAGCACTTTGGgcatcaaatataattttgggtaaaatagaTTTAACCCGATTTGCAAGCACTTTGGATATAATTCGGGATACAACATTACCCAAACTTATGCGGCGGAACTCCGTGATATTTTGTGGGTCATTAGTTTTTGGTATGAGTACAATGTGTGTGtaattcattttcttcaaatattttcCAGAGTGTAAAACAGATAACACAACTAATGTAACATCATGACCAACAATATGccagaatttttgaaaaaagaaaggggtCATACCATCCGGTTCAGGTGATTTAGATGGGTGCATACTGAATAGTGCTCTCCTTACATCATCTTCTAAATATGGCTGTGTTAAGGAATGGGCCATGTCATTCGTGACTACTTTTCAACTGCTTCCAGTACCCCTTCCATATGTCTTTGAGTTTGGGCTTTAAACAAATCAGCATTGTACTCCTCAGCAATAGAGGTAATTTGCCCCAAATCTATCTGCCACACCCCATCTTTATCATGCAAACCTTCTATAGTGTTCTTCTTCCTTTGGCTAGCCCTTTGGTGAaaaaatcttgtatttttatcaCCCGTTGGAAGCCATATGGACCTAGACCGCTGCCTCCAATACACTTCCTCATGGTGTATCAGTTCATTGATCTCCCTCCGCAAGATATTTATGCGCTTCCGGTTTGATTCATACCCTTGTGCCACTAATTCCTCAAGTACCTGTTGCTTTTCTGTTAGGCGGGTTCTTGTATTTCTGAAGGCTGATTTACTCCATGCAACCAAGTGTGCTCTGCATgctttaattttctcaaaaaggCAATACATTGGACTACCCAAAGGCTAAGTTTGTATCCATGAGTCTTGGATTACTTTTTCACACTCCGGATGGGCCACCCATTTCTCTTCAAACCGATGGATCTTTTGTCGCCTCCGGTTGTGTTGGGCGTTCTATGGAGATGTGGTGATTAGAATTGGGTCATGGTCGGAGTAAGACACTATCAAATGGTGCACTTTTGCCGCCGGGTATAGTTCTGACCAACCCAAGGAAGCACACGCCCTATCCAGTCTTTCCTCGACGAAATCTTCTCCCTCACGCCCATTCCGCCATGTATACCTGTAACCATGGTAGCCAAGATCAATCAGTCCGCAAGCCAACAGGGTATTTCGAAATACAAGCATCGGTGGTAATGGTTTGGGATGCCGTCCATTCTTTTCCTCAGAGACCAATATCTCGTTGTAATCTCCAATGCATAGCCATGGAAGGGTAAACCGATTATATAGGTGCTTCATTAATCTCCATGTTTCGAGCTTCAATTGTTCCTCTGAATATCCGTATAAACTAGTCAATCTCCATGGTTGGGTGGAAGGTATAAGAACTTGTACGTCTATATGGTGTGGGGAGCAGGTTTGTGTGTCGATCTTCACGTCAATTTTCCATAACATGGCCAGCCCCCCTCTTCTCCCATCAGATGGTACTGCTAACATAGAAGTGAAACCCAACTCCGTCTTTATCGGTTCCATTTCACGAACTGTTAATTTTGTTTCCATGAGAAACAAAATTGTGGGACCTTTTTTCCTCACCAAATCGGTGAAAACCTCCACTGCCAAGCGGTTCCCAAGCTCTCGGCAGTTCCAGCTTAGGACATAAATGAAATGATGCGTTTAGCGCTTGACAACAAAACTCAGGAATTTAAAGTGATACGGTGCGTTTGATCTTTGATATTCAAGACGACATTGTTTCCACTGTCTTCATCAAAATCATCTCTAGTCTTCTATTCTTCATCCCCCCTCAAGGTCATGGGGAAACATCACATGAGCTTGGAAATCATCCAGTGAAACAGAGGAGAGGCCAAGCCCTTAGTCAAAATATCAGCCAACTGATCATGAGAAGAAATAAATTTGACTTGAAGTTCATGGCGAAGGACTCTCTCATGAACAAAGTGGTAATCAACCACTATGTGTTTGGTCTGAGCATGAAAAATAGGATTGGTGGCAATGGCGAGAGTAGAGACATTGTCATACCACAAAATGGGAGGATCATGAAGAAAAACACCAAAATCCTTGAGAAACACATGAATCCAACATAGTTCAGTTGCTAAAAAGGCTAGAGCCCTATATTCTGCCTCAGTAGAAGATCAAGAAACTACAGGTTGTTTTTAACAGACCAAGAAATTGGAGAATTACCAAGAAACACTAAAATACCAGAAATGGACTTCCTATCCATAGGATCACCAGCCCAATCTGCATCACTGTAGGCAAAGAGAGTTGAAGGACTTAGAGTGAAAACCAAGCCATGATGAATTGTTGATTGAAGATACCTCAAAATACGTTTAGCAGCTATGAGATGATTAGAAGTAGGGGAACTCATGAACTGGTAAGCTTGCCGCACAACAAAGGATAGATCAGGCCGGGTGAAAGTAAGATATTGTAAAGCCCCCACCATACTCTTATAGACACTGGGATCGGGTAAGAAAGGATTGTCATTGGCAAGAAGATGAGCATTAGGAGTACAAAGGGTTTTGTAAGGTTTGCAATTAGACATGGAAAACTTGTGAAGAAGATCAAGTGTATACTTTTTCTAATGAATAAATAGCCAGTAGGAGTATAATCAATCTGAAGCAC is a genomic window of Quercus lobata isolate SW786 chromosome 2, ValleyOak3.0 Primary Assembly, whole genome shotgun sequence containing:
- the LOC115964520 gene encoding uncharacterized protein LOC115964520, encoding MYCLFEKIKACRAHLVAWSKSAFRNTRTRLTEKQQVLEELVAQGYESNRKRINILRREINELIHHEEVYWRQRSRSIWLPTGDKNTRFFHQRASQRKKNTIEGLHDKDGVWQIDLGQITSIAEEYNADLFKAQTQRHMEGVLEAVEK